The following proteins come from a genomic window of Gossypium raimondii isolate GPD5lz chromosome 5, ASM2569854v1, whole genome shotgun sequence:
- the LOC128041177 gene encoding protein ALP1-like, producing the protein MLVDEQVAMFLHIISHHLKNRVIKHHFRRSGETVSRAFHSVLNAVIRLQDVLFRKPEPITADSSDTRWKWFKNCLGALDGTHIKIRVPTVDKPRYRTRKGDIATNMLGVCTPEMQFVYVLPGWEGSVADGRVLRDAISRRHGLKVPHGCYYLVDAGYTNCEGFLAPFRGQ; encoded by the exons atgcttgttgacgagcaagtagcaatgtttttacatatcatctctcatcacctgaaaaatcgagttatcaagcatcactttagaaggtccggggaaactgttagcagagcatttcatagtgttttaaatgctgtcatacgcttacaagatgtgttatttagaaagccggagccaattacagccgattcttctgacacaaggtggaaatggtttaag aattgcttaggtgctcttgatggaacccacatcaagattagggttccaacagttgataaacctagatatcgaacgcgaaaaggtgacatagcaacaaatatgctaggtgtttgtacacctgaaatgcaatttgtttatgttcttcctggttgggaaggttcagttgccgatggacgggttcttcgagatgccattagtagaagacatggattaaaagttcctcatg gttgttattatctagttgatgctggatacacaaattgtgagggatttcttgcaccatttagaggacagtga
- the LOC105767695 gene encoding uncharacterized protein At2g29880-like: protein MSGVPESNASSQASRGSKRKWVPEEDAALVSCMVDLHNVGTFNADTGFKAGYLNELERMLQTVLPNAMLKVKPNIESRIRLLKREWSIVYDMLNGQNNSGFGWDEHRQLVVAEDAVWESYLKSHREAAQFRYRTFPYYDQLTTIYARDRATGKDAQTVADVLEEINAEDVRTTGMDEERNSFYDQGRHPFG from the exons atgtcaggtgttccagaatcaaatgcttcttctcaagcttctcgaggaagcaaaagaaaatgggttcccgAGGAAGATGCAGCATTAGTTTCCTGCATGGTGGAcctgcacaatgttggaacatttaatgctgataccgggttcaaagccggttatttgaacgagttggaaagaaTGCTACAAACAGTTTtaccaaatgcaatgttgaaggtGAAACCTAATATTGAATCAAGGATTAGGTTACTTAAAAGGGAGTGGTCAATCGTctacgacatgcttaatggccaaaacaatagcggttttggttgggacgagcataggcagctcgttgttgctgaagatgcggtttgggagtcctatttaaag agtcacagaGAAGCCGCTCAATTCAGATATCgtactttcccttactacgaccaGCTTACtaccatatacgcaagagatcgagcaactgggaaagatgctcaaacagttgctgatgttcttgaagaaataaatgctgaGGATGTTCGTACTACAGGTATGGATGAAGAAAGAAACTCATTCTATGATCAAGGTCGACATCcctttggatga
- the LOC105767488 gene encoding uncharacterized protein LOC105767488 has translation MGNSVAPCFQPNQSSRSSSSSSSVKLIFWEGNTRTLTGKHIAGEVMFEFPDMMVCHADSFFIGHPIPALSMDDRLMPGQTYFVLPLDRFACKVLSTSSLAALNSKSSPKPTPINFGACPFEHVKGANGRVLIKVVPEFITSLIVKSKEEDSEIGSSGNSFLCSTPELKKHYQNLVGSKQQDWSPNLETISEYKIRFSPCRFIGLEWKQRENQF, from the coding sequence ATGGGCAATTCAGTAGCTCCATGTTTCCAGCCAAATCAAAGCTCGaggtcttcttcttcttcttcttcagtgaAGCTCATCTTCTGGGAAGGAAATACAAGAACCCTAACCGGAAAACACATCGCCGGCGAGGTCATGTTTGAGTTCCCGGACATGATGGTTTGCCATGCAGACTCCTTCTTTATCGGTCACCCCATCCCAGCTCTATCCATGGACGATCGTCTCATGCCTGGCCAAACTTACTTTGTTCTCCCTCTCGATCGCTTTGCATGCAAAGTGTTGTCAACTTCATCTCTTGCAGCTTTGAACTCTAAGTCCAGCCCTAAACCTACTCCCATCAACTTCGGTGCTTGCCCTTTCGAGCACGTTAAAGGCGCCAACGGTAGGGTTTTGATCAAGGTAGTGCCTGAGTTTATAACAAGCTTGATTGTTAAAAGCAAGGAAGAAGATAGTGAAATTGGGAGCAGTGGGAATAGTTTCCTCTGCAGCACACCGGAGCTGAAGAAGCATTATCAGAATTTGGTGGGGTCTAAACAACAAGATTGGTCGCCTAACCTGGAGACAATTTCAGAGTATAAGATCAGGTTTTCACCGTGCAGGTTCATAGGGTTGGAATGGAAACAAAGGGAGAATCAATTCTGA